Part of the Muntiacus reevesi chromosome 8, mMunRee1.1, whole genome shotgun sequence genome is shown below.
CCGATGTTTCCACTAGGAAGCGAAGGTGGGTAATGCGGCAGGCCTAATGGCTTTGCCAGGCGAAGGGAGAGAGCTGAGGTACTCACCTTCCGGGATAGCGGCGGTTGCAGAAGTTTCAGAGAACTTTTAAGTTAGGGAAGAAGTTTCTTCATTATCTCACGATAAAAGTTTTTTACATGGTGAAAGCCAGAACTCTTAGGCGAATGTAAAAGTGGCGTTTTTCCAAGTTTTTTCTTACTATATAAGGGAACCAGTACCTAAAGCCGGTTAAAGAGCTTTAAAGCCATCCAAAGAGCATTTGAAATGTTAGGGTAAAACTGCATTTCTAAACCTAATTGATACTCAGAGATATAAATTGCCCAGTCAAGTCCAGCTCCTAGTATTCTCTTCTGCCAgtttcagttaagtcgctcagtcgtgtccgacactttgcgaccccatggactgcagcacgccagccttccctgtcatccctaactccaggagcttgctcagactcgtccttcgagtcggtgatgccatccaaccatctcatactctgttgttcccttctcctgccctcagtcttttcccagcatcagggtctcttccagtgagtcagtccttctcatcaggtggccagagtagtgGAGCTTcaacatgaatattcaggactgatttcctttaggattgattggttagATCTTGCAGTCTAGAGACTAaagaattttctccagcaccacagttaaaaagcatcaattcttcagcactcagctttctttgtggtccaactctcacatctatacatgactactgggaaaaccatagcttgttTCAAAGTTTGGGTAAGAATTTTTGAcgtaaatatgttttttaaaaagcagaacagaTTAAAGATTCGTTTTCCTCACCCATAACAGCATTAAGGATTGAATTTTCTAGTGGTAAGTGGGCGGAATATCCCATGCCTGGTAATTTGAAATTGAACATGTTCTGtctggaaaataataaaagccCACGAAACTTAGTCTTGATAATTTGAGGGGGGGGAATGGACCTGATTAGAAGTTTTGATCAAGCTCTGGGTAACTTGTTGAAAGGAGGTtgattctctttaattttttccagttGAAAAATAGGATTCTTGGGAATCTGGTGAAGCAAACTATAGGTCACCATGTACTTTAAGATTTCTTGAATTTTGCACTTGTGAAACACTTATATGATGAACAAGGGAAGTTTCCAGTGGATTTCATGAAATTTGGTTTTTAATCAAGTTAATGAGTGTACTCCCCTACTCATAGCCGGGTTGGAAAAAGTTAGGGTGTAGAATTTTGCACCATTTCATACATATATAGCCTCATTGTACATCTCTGCACTGATAACTGGGTTTTGATTTTATATGTGAATAAATTGTTGTAGAGAGCCATACTTATATTGACTTTTCTGTAGAAAAAAGACAAGAAGCCTAAGAAGTCAACCTGGAAGTTTAATTTGGATCTTACTCATCCAGTAGAAGATGGAATTTTTGATTCTGGAAATTTTGTAAGTATCACTCTGCTCAGcttgtttttatcattttagtAGAATTTCTAATAATGAATTACATAATCTTTGATTTTAACCTAATCTCTGTTCCTAGGGTACCTTCCCTAGTGAATATCTAGGGTTTTCTTCCCTAGTGTggcattttttctgttttaaaataggaACAGTTTCTGCGGGAGAAGGTTAAAGTGAATGGAAAAACTGGAAATCTTGGGAACGTCGTTCACATTGAACGTTTCAAGAATAAAATCATAGTTGTTTCTGAGAAACAGTTCTCTAAAAGGTTGGTATGTGTGTTCCATCGTGTTTTAACAGTGTTGGGTGCTTTAGTATTAGAATGTGTTTGAAGAAACATG
Proteins encoded:
- the RPL22L1 gene encoding ribosomal protein eL22-like isoform X1, which produces MTTGKTIACFKVWKKDKKPKKSTWKFNLDLTHPVEDGIFDSGNFEQFLREKVKVNGKTGNLGNVVHIERFKNKIIVVSEKQFSKRYLKYLTKKYLKKNNLRDWLRVVASDKETYELRYFQISQDEDESESED
- the RPL22L1 gene encoding ribosomal protein eL22-like isoform X2, producing the protein MAPKKDKKPKKSTWKFNLDLTHPVEDGIFDSGNFEQFLREKVKVNGKTGNLGNVVHIERFKNKIIVVSEKQFSKRYLKYLTKKYLKKNNLRDWLRVVASDKETYELRYFQISQDEDESESED